One Microcebus murinus isolate Inina chromosome 7, M.murinus_Inina_mat1.0, whole genome shotgun sequence genomic region harbors:
- the DCSTAMP gene encoding dendritic cell-specific transmembrane protein isoform X1, with product MGVRTLGTAIFLSLWETYVCPRSPGWRDFIQHWGVCCCVAFISAGLLSAAFCWFLSSVAALTTSWIIMCVLLCCSKHARCFILLVFLSCGLREGRNALIAAGTGIVIFGHVENIFHNFKGLLDSMTCNLRAKSFSIHFPLLKKYIEAIQWIYGLATPLSLFDDLVSWNQTLAVSLFSPSHVLEAQLNDTKGEVLHILYQMTTATEVVSSLGQKLLALAGLLLVLLGTGLFMKRFLGTGGWKYENIYITRQFVQFDERERHRQRPCVLPLNKKERRKYVVIPSFWLTPKERKNLALFFLPILTHLYIWVLFAAADYLLYWLIFSVSKQFQRLPGFEVHLKLHGEKQGTQDIIHDSSFNISVFEPNCIPKPKLLLSKTWVPLGIILVILVMLGLLSSILMQLKILVIASFYPSAERERVQYLHAKLLKKRSKQSLGEVKSKLSLYFTKIHFWLPILKLIRKKHGDIASEGNP from the exons ATGGGTGTCCGGACCTTAGGCACGGCTATCTTCCTGAGTCTTTGGGAGACTTACGTGTGTCCAAGAAGTCCTGGATGGAGGGACTTTATCCAGCACTGGGGAGTTTGTTGTTGTGTTGCTTTCATTTCTGCGGGCCTCCTCTCCGCAGCCTTCTGCTGGTTTCTGTCCTCCGTCGCAGCGCTCACCACCTCCTGGATTATCATGTGTGTTCTGCTGTGTTGCTCCAAGCACGCGCGATGTTTCATTCTACTCGTCTTTCTCTCCTGCGGCCTGCGAGAGGGCAGGAACGCTTTGATTGCGGCTGGCACGGGGATAGTGATCTTTGGACAcgtggaaaatatttttcacaactTTAAAGGTCTCCTAGACAGTATGACTTGCAATCTAAGGGCAAAGAGCTTTTCCATACATTTTccacttttgaaaaaatatatagaggcaaTTCAGTGGATTTATGGCCTTGCCACTCCACTAAGTCTATTTGATGACCTTGTTTCTTGGAACCAGACCCTGGCAGTCTCTCTTTTCAGTCCAAGCCACGTCCTGGAGGCACAGCTAAATGACACCAAAGGGGAAGTCCTGCATATCCTGTACCAGATGACGACTGCAACAGAGGTGGTGTCCTCGCTGGGTCAGAAGCTACTTGCCCTCGCAGGGCTTTTGCTGGTCCTACTTGGCACTGGCCTCTTCATGAAGCGATTTTTGGGCACTGGTGGTTGGAAGTATGAAAACATTTACATCACCAGACAATTTGTTCAGTTCGACGAAAGGGAGAGGCATCGGCAGAGGCCCTGCGTGCTCCCGCTGAACAAGAAGGAACGGAGGAAGTACGTTGTCATCCCATCTTTCTGGCTGACacctaaagaaaggaaaaacctgGCATTGTTTTTCCTCCCCATCCTCACCCATCTCTACATCTGGGTGCTGTTTGCAGCCGCAGATTATCTGCTGTATTGGCTCATTTTCTCAGTGAGCAAACAGTTCCAACGCTTGCCGGGGTTTGAGGTTCACTTGAAACTGCACGGAGAG aaGCAAGGAACCCAAGACATCATCCATGATTCTTCCTTTAATATATCTGTGTTTGAACCCAACTGCATCCCGAAACCAAAGCTCCTTCTATCTAAGACCTGGGTTCCTCTCGGTATTATCCTTGTGATATTAGTGATGCTGGGACTGTTGTCTTCCATCCTGATGCAACTTAAAATCCTGGTGATAGCATCCTTCTACCCCAGCGCGGAGAGGGAGCGCGTCCAATACCTACATGCAAAGCTACTTAAGAAAAGATCAAAGCAGTCACTGGGAGAAGTCAAAAGCAAACTGAGTCTGTACTTCACAAAG attCATTTCTGGCTTCCAATCTTGAAACTGATCAGGAAGAAACACGGGGACATTGCTAGTGAAGGCAATCCATGA
- the DCSTAMP gene encoding dendritic cell-specific transmembrane protein isoform X2, whose amino-acid sequence MGVRTLGTAIFLSLWETYVCPRSPGWRDFIQHWGVCCCVAFISAGLLSAAFCWFLSSVAALTTSWIIMCVLLCCSKHARCFILLVFLSCGLREGRNALIAAGTGIVIFGHVENIFHNFKGLLDSMTCNLRAKSFSIHFPLLKKYIEAIQWIYGLATPLSLFDDLVSWNQTLAVSLFSPSHVLEAQLNDTKGEVLHILYQMTTATEVVSSLGQKLLALAGLLLVLLGTGLFMKRFLGTGGWKYENIYITRQFVQFDERERHRQRPCVLPLNKKERRKFISGFQS is encoded by the exons ATGGGTGTCCGGACCTTAGGCACGGCTATCTTCCTGAGTCTTTGGGAGACTTACGTGTGTCCAAGAAGTCCTGGATGGAGGGACTTTATCCAGCACTGGGGAGTTTGTTGTTGTGTTGCTTTCATTTCTGCGGGCCTCCTCTCCGCAGCCTTCTGCTGGTTTCTGTCCTCCGTCGCAGCGCTCACCACCTCCTGGATTATCATGTGTGTTCTGCTGTGTTGCTCCAAGCACGCGCGATGTTTCATTCTACTCGTCTTTCTCTCCTGCGGCCTGCGAGAGGGCAGGAACGCTTTGATTGCGGCTGGCACGGGGATAGTGATCTTTGGACAcgtggaaaatatttttcacaactTTAAAGGTCTCCTAGACAGTATGACTTGCAATCTAAGGGCAAAGAGCTTTTCCATACATTTTccacttttgaaaaaatatatagaggcaaTTCAGTGGATTTATGGCCTTGCCACTCCACTAAGTCTATTTGATGACCTTGTTTCTTGGAACCAGACCCTGGCAGTCTCTCTTTTCAGTCCAAGCCACGTCCTGGAGGCACAGCTAAATGACACCAAAGGGGAAGTCCTGCATATCCTGTACCAGATGACGACTGCAACAGAGGTGGTGTCCTCGCTGGGTCAGAAGCTACTTGCCCTCGCAGGGCTTTTGCTGGTCCTACTTGGCACTGGCCTCTTCATGAAGCGATTTTTGGGCACTGGTGGTTGGAAGTATGAAAACATTTACATCACCAGACAATTTGTTCAGTTCGACGAAAGGGAGAGGCATCGGCAGAGGCCCTGCGTGCTCCCGCTGAACAAGAAGGAACGGAGGAA attCATTTCTGGCTTCCAATCTTGA